A stretch of DNA from Shewanella sediminis HAW-EB3:
TACGAGAGGCGATTCACGCCGTCTTCCTCTATCACGCCATTCAGGCGGGCATGGACATGGGTATCGTCAACGCGGGTCAGCTGGCCATCTATGACGATATCGATGCAGAGTTAAAAGAGAGAGTAGAGGCGATTGTCCAAAACTTGCCCTGCACCGCTCTTGGTTCAGATGGCAGCGAAACCAACAACACCGAGCTTTTATTAGAGGTCGCAGAGAGGTTCCGCGGGGATGGCAGTCAAACCGCCAAGAAGGAAGATCTGGAGTGGCGCAGCTGGGATGTCAATAAACGTCTTGCCCATGCACTGGTTAAAGGGATCACCGACTTTATCGATGAAGACACCGAAGAGGCGCGAGCCAATGCCTCCCGTCCGCTGGATGTCATCGAAGGGCCTCTGATGGACGGTATGAATATCGTCGGCGACCTGTTCGGCTCGGGTAAGATGTTCTTGCCTCAGGTGGTGAAATCGGCTCGGGTGATGAAGAAGGCCGTGGCCTACCTTAACCCCTATATCGAAAAAGAGAAGGTACCGGGTCAGTCAAACGGCAAGATCTTGATGGTGACGGTAAAGGGCGACGTACACGATATCGGTAAGAACATCGTCGGCGTGGTGCTGGCCTGTAACGGCTATGAGGTGATAGACCTTGGCGTGATGGTGCCGGTGGAGAAGATCATCGAAGTGGCCAAGGCGGAGAATGTCGACATCATAGGTATGTCCGGCCTTATCACTCCGAGCCTCGATGAGATGGTGCATAACGTAAAATCGTTCCATAAGGCAGGGCTCACCATACCCTCGATTATCGGCGGTGCTACCTGCTCGAAAATTCATACCGCGGTCAAGATTGCCCCCCACTCCCCCGAGGGCGCCATCTATATCGCCGACGCCTCCCGCGCCGTACCTATGGTATCTAAACTCATCAATAACGAGACTCGCCAGGCGACCATAGATGAGGCCTATCAAGAATATGACATCATGCGCGAAAAGCGTCTGTCACAGGCGAAACGCAAAGAGATCACCACCATTGCGGCGGCCCGTGATAACCGCTGCCAACACGACTGGGAAAACTACACTCCATTTGTCCCTAACCAGCTTGGTCGTCAGGTGTTCGATGACTACCCGCTCGAAGACTTAGTCGATCGCATCGACTGGACGCCGTTTTTCCGCAGCTGGGAGCTTCATGGACATTTTCCACGTATTTTAGATGACGAAGTGGTCGGCGCAGAGGCACGTAAGCTGTTCCATGATGGCAAGGCCATGCTTGAGAAGATCATCGATGAGAAGTGGCTCACCGCCAAGGCCGTCATCGGCCTGTTCCCGGCCAACACGGTGAACCATGACGATATCGAACTCTACTCTTGTGATGGGACGGACGAAACCCGCGAGAAACCAATAATGACCACCCATCACCTGCGTATGCAGATAGAGCGTGTGGGTAACGACAACTTCTGTCTCGCCGACTTTGTCGCGCCGAAAGACTCTGGCGTTGCCGATTACATGGGCGGCTTTGCAGTCACCGCAGGTCATGGCATCGACGAGCATATCGAGCGCTTCGAAGCCGATCACGATGACTACAATGCCATCATGCTCAAGAGTCTCGCCGACCGTCTGGCCGAAGCCTTCGCCGAGCGTATGCACGAACGGGTACGTAAGGAGTTCTGGGGCTACGCCAGTGATGAGGCGCTCGATAATGAAGCGCTGATCCGCGAGAAGTACAAGGGCATTCGTCCTGCACCGGGGTATCCGGCCTGCCCCGATCACACCGAGAAGGGTCTGCTTTGGGACCTGCTTAAGCCCGATGAGACGATCGATCTTAACATCACCGAAAGCTACGCCATGTTCCCGACGGCGGCAGTATCAGGCTGGTACTTCGCCCATCCTAAGTCGCGTTACTTTGGCGTGACCAATATTGGCCGGGATCAGGTAGAGGATTATGCGGCGCGTAAGGGGATGAGTGTGGCAGAAACAGAGCGGTGGTTGGCACCAGTGTTGGATTATGATCCTGAGTGATCATATTTACTCTTTATAGATGTCCAAACTTCGTTTGGAACTAAGATCGCAGGATTCCATCCTGCACAGGGCAAGGAGGACTGCTCGTCCTATCCTCCTTGCATCCACCATGACGCCCGGCGAAATTCTTCTGAGAAGCGAAGAATTTCCAACGGGAAATTCATGTATCCTGCGGCCGCATTTGTACTCTTAGATTGCATTAAGAAAGTTTACTCTGCCCCCACTTATTTAACCCTACATATTCGTCGAACATAGTTGCTCAAGCTTGATGTAGGAGCGGCTTTAGCCGCGAAGGAAAGTACCATGACGCCCGGCGAAATCCTTCTGAGAAGCAAAGGGTTCCAACGGGGAGTCTTGTAACCTGCAGCGGTGTTTGTAGTTGCTAAAGTTTACTCTGCTCCCGCATATTCGTCGAACATAGTTGCTCAAGCTTGATGTAGGAGCGGCTTTAGCCGCGAAGGAAAGTACCATGACGCCCGGCGAAATCCTTCTGAGAAGCAAAGGGTTCCAACGGGGTGTCTTGTAACCTGCAGCGGTGTTTGTAGTTGCTAAAGTTTACTCTGCTCCCGCATATTCGTCGAACATAGTTGCTCAAGCTTAATGTAGGAGCGGCTTTAGCCGCGAAGGAAAGTCCCATGACACCCGGCGAAATTATTCGGAGAAACAAAGGATTTCCAACGGGTACAGTTGTAGCTTTGGCCTCGCTCTATTTAACTAGAAAAAGTTTACTCTGCCCCTCACTTATTTACTCTGATCCCACTTATTTCCACTGCAAAATATTCCACTGCCAAAGATAATTACCGTTCCATCTTGAATTCTAACGACTATCTACAATACTAAAGTGGTGAAGTTTAACCACCTTGATAGGCTCCCGAACATCTTGACTAAAAATTGAGTTTTGCTAGATCACAGATAACAATTTTAGTTAGTATTTAAATGTAAGGATAAAAATATGAAAAAGCTCAGTACAGCAATGATAATTCTTATGTTATCAGCTTGCGCATCAGCACCTGCACCAGCTACATGGAAGGGAATGTCAGAACGAGACATCAGTGCATGGAAAAATATCGGATTTAATGCTGAGCTAGCTCAAGCCTGGCATGGTGCAGGCTTTACTCCAGAACAATCTAGCGAATGGTCAAAAGCAGGCTTCAAGCTAAATAGCGCCATGGAATGGAAAAACCAGTCATTTAATACCGAAGAAGCCAGTAACTGGCAATTAGGTGGTTTTGATCTAGAAACGGCTGTGAAGTCGAGAGAAAAAGGACTAAGCCCTGTCAAAAAATAGATGTAAATAAGTAAACTAAGCCGAGCAAAACCTCGGCTTTGCCAATCAAATTTAGTCCAATTATTCGTTGAACCTACTCCAACTAAGAGCAAAGTTCTTTCAAAAAACAAGCTGTATCGTCCTTATTATGATTTACAGTTTGAACACCGGAGCCTTGTCTTTGAGGAAAGTTTATCTCTGACCCTAGTTATTTATTTTCCTGAATATGGGTCATTAAATATTTGGCATCTTTCCATACGCCGCCGAGTGTTGCTGAGCCTCGGGTGTATAGCCAAGGTAAGCCAATAAAATATAATCCATCAACGTCTTTACTGACCCCACGATAATTGCTCGGGTAGTTCATTTCATCAAAAGAGATATCTTCAATCCAAAAGAAGTTAGGCTTGAAGCCTGTAGCCCAAATAATATTTTTGATACTGCTGATGCTGCCTTTTTGAAACTTGATACTCGTTTCATCGGCTGACAATGTTCTTCCCATATGAATCACATTCGTTTTGGCTAGAAGTGACTTCACGTCAGTACCAATAACGGGCTGCACACCCTTGCTCAACCATTTGCCCATTTTGCTAAAACGGGTAACGGATAAAAAGCCGATTTTAGTGAACCACCACCACAAGGTTTTACCTAAAAATGACTGTGGGATAGCGGTAATTTTATCAGTACCGGAGAAGTGCACTTTACGTCCTGTATCGGCAATCTCTGATAAAATTTGCACCCCAGAATCTCCGGCACCTACCACTAAACAGTCACCATCTTGCAGCTGTTCAGGACTTTTATAGTTTTCACTATGTAACTGAGTAATATTCTCCGCGATATCAACATGGCAAGCGGGAGTATAGGGCGTGTGGAAGGGGCCCGTGGCGATAATGAGCTGTTTGGCTTGATAGCTTGCCGTACCACTGGTTATTTCAAAAATACCATCAACTTTCTTTACCGAGGTGATTCTTTGATTGAATTCAATCGGCATCGAAAATTTTTCAACATAACTTTTTAAGTAGTCTGCCACTTCATATTTATTGGGGTAATACCCTTTAGGAAACGGAAATGGCATACCTGGAAGGTGGTTGTATTCTGTGGGGGTAAAGAGCTTTAAAGAATCCCAACGCTTTAGCCAAGGTGCGCCAATGTGTTCATTGGCATCTAAAATTAAGTAGTCTTTATTATTTTTGGATAAGTTATAAGCCATAGCCAGTCCAGACTGACCAGCCCCAATGATGATAAATTCTTTCATGGATCCCAAATGCGTGCATATAGTTATTATTATGTGCAACATTCTAACAGAACATGACCATTGAACCTGACTAATGGGGGAAATGGTCAATGGTCTTACTGTAAAGTTTGTCGTATCACTTTAGATAAACAAGGGGTTAAGCATACTAGCAGAGCAGAAATTAGCACTGCCATCCCTAGAGAGATGTGACTGTGTTGCCTTTCTATTCATCCAACACATTGACGATAGCATCAGCCAACCACATTAAGGCGGGGCCTTTCGCCTTTTGTTTTGCCATCACACGATCAATCGGCACTCGCCACGGCTTATGATCAAAGCTTAGATTCATTCGCACCATGTCACCCTGATGCTCATATCGCTCTGCCATATAAGCGGGAATATAACTCCATCCCAGCCCCTCTTTTACCATAGTGTTAACGGCATTAAAGGTATTTCCCCACCAGATATGTGAAGAGATACTAGGGCAGTGCGCCAAGGCCTGACCATCAAGGCCACGGATCAACAGTTGACGATGTGGGATCAAATCCGCAACTGTGACTATGTCCATGTTTGCCAGTGGATGCGTAGGGCTCACGACGCCATTAAACGGCAAGCTACCGACATAACACAAATCCACTTCTTGCGGGAAATCGCTATTCGCAAACATCAATCCTAAATCCGCTCGTCCAGTGTGTACCAGAGTTAACACATCGGGTGTTGAAACGGCGTAAAGCTCCAAAATGGTGCCAGGGAAACGCGTTGCAAAAGTATTCAGAATGCTCGTTGTCACAGGAAGCAACGCATCGTCCACCGCCATTTTTATCTGTGTTTCATGGGATAAATTCAGGGCGTTGGTCACCGAGTCAAGCTCATAAGTTTGTTGCAGAATGGCTTGAGCAAACGGTAATAATCTCTCACCGTGAGGGGTTAATGATGGTTTACGGCTGGTACGATCAAACAGCGTCGTATTGAGCTCAATTTCGAGATTTGCAATCCCCTGACTCACCGCCGACTGCACCTTGCCCAACCGACGAGCGCATGCCGAGAACGACCCAGATTGTGCCGTCTCTACAAACATTCTCAGCTGTTCCAAATTATACATATCACTTTTCCTGATAGTAACTAACTATCTTCTTTCGCAAATAATGATGATTATAGCAACCATGAATCAGTGAACAACATAAATGAGATTGAGCATGAACACGAAAGAACGAATTTTTCACAGCGTATTATTTGAAGCGATTGCCTTAGTATTTGTTATCACTGCCGCCACTGTCTTTACCGATGCCGGAGCAAAGTCAGCGACAGGCTTAGCTGTCGGACTGTCATTAATTGCGATGTGTTGGAATTATATTTACAACCTGGGTTTTGACCGTATATTTGGATATAACCGCATTGAGCGTACATTTAAAATGCGCATAGGCCATGGACTCGGTTTTGAATTGGGTATGATTTTTGCCACACTCCCCTTGATGATGTGGGTACTGCAGCTAGATTTCTGGACCGTATTTGTGATGGATATTGGCGTTGTCATTTTCTTCCTGGTATACGCGATTGTCTACAACTGGTGTTATGACCTGCTCCGTGAGCGTATTATCTGCAGCAGAGCAGAAATTAGCACTGCCGTCCCTAGATAAATCGGAACAAAAAAATGCCAGTCAGTGTTTACTGACTGGCATTTTGCTTAGAGACGCTCCGGAGGAGAGATGATGCGTCTACTTAACGAAGTTCGATTGGCCACTCTTTCTTAACACGCTCATTGATAAACTCATCTTTAGCAGCTTTCATGGCGTCATAGTTAAGACCGGCTTCAGGTTGTACTTTCGCCTTAGTGTCGTACTTAGTTGCGTCATATACGTAGCTAGGCGCATATTTAGCAAGTAGTACGTCAGCTTCGGCAATCGCACCGTCTAAGACAGTATTAGACTTAACCAACAGACGTTTTGCTTCTGTGAAGTTATGAGCATACATACCGTGAGATGCGGTAGCGCTATCCCAGAACCACTGTGCGTTACGGATTTTACCTAGCAGGCTATTCATTTCGGTAGCTAAATCATTACCGGCTTTAAGTGCTGCCTCATAGTTGCCTTTAGCTTCACCTATGGTTTTGCCTGCATCGATGCCTTCAACACCGTTCGCAGCCCAGATAGCCTGTGCCTTAAAGTGCGCCTCTGTCAGACGTGGGTCAGTACCTGTGGCTGCAAAGCGAAGGTTATTGATTGCAGTTTTTCTCGACTCCAGCATAGACTCAATCGCGCTGTCATCGTGACACCCTTTACAGCTGCTTGGTAACTTAGCAGGATCAAACTTAACGTTGTGGTTGGAGTACTCAAGCCCTTCCGCATTTTCAGCTTTCGGCATGTGACAAGTATTACAGCTGAACTCAAGATGGTTAGGCATCACATGAGATGTTCTATCCATTAAGTTCTCATATTCAGGATGCTGTGTTTTTAGCGAAGGAGTACCAGATATCGCGTTAGTCCAGTCTTTAAAGTTGATGTTATCGTAGTAGGCTAACTGAGCTTCGGCAGCGAAACCTTTATAAAGCATGTCGTCACCTGTGTAGCTAACGACGCTGGCGTAATCGGTTTCTACACCTGGTACCCAATGATCCCATGGGTAGCGAACCTTTTTACTGTCTGTGCCATCGAAATAGTATTCAACGTGACACTGAGCACAGGTTTGACTGGCTTGACCGTTGTGATCTTGCTCCTCGAACGTTAGGCCAACTTTAGTCATAGCACGGTCAGCGTATGGACGGCTTAGACGTAAGTCGATTCCACCCAACTCATGACAATCGGCACAACCAACGGAGTTACTCATTTCATGGCCCCAAGTGGACCAGCTGTTGTTAGCAAACTTGTCTTCGCCGACAAGATCGTACATGCGAGCAACGTCTGGAGACTTACAAGACCAGCAAGATGCAGCCATCGCTTCACCAACAACGTTACCGTCGTGACCGACAATTGGGCTGCCTGTTCGCAAGGACTTCATTACATCGGTTAATGCAAACTGGTGACCTCGGGCGCGGTTATAATCTTTCGCAAATCCATAGCCAGCCCATGCACTGACCAGATTAGGGTTTGCTTCCAGTAGATCTGTTGGCGTGCCAGATTCCGGGGTGTTCTCTTCGCTACTAGCCCAAGTAGCATGCTGATCAGGGAAGGTCTCCTGCCAGTTATCGCTGTTGTATAGATCAACAGGCCCTGATGTTGGCGGAACGATACAGGTATTGGTTTCCGTATCTAAAACGGTTCCTTCACCACACACAACCGGATCGACGGGCTCTACAGGGTCAACGGGAAGTACTTCACAGATGTTAGTATCCGGGTTGAGTAGCGATCCCTCACCACAGGTAATTAATTGTGTGTCATCATCATCGCTACAACCAACTAAAACAGCAGATACCGCAATAGCAACCGCAAGCTTTTGTAATCTCATCTTACTCTCCTGCAAGTGAATTTTATTCACTTTTTATGTAATTTATTATTGTAAGCACAGCGTCCTAAAGACGAGTCAACCTATAACAAAATGGAGAGCTTTTGGTAAACATTAACTTAACACTTGTGTGAGGATGGTCACTGGCATACCATTCAAATATCCCTAAAGAGGTATACAGCTTACTGGTTTAAGATCAAGTTTTACACCTATTCTGATATATTCAGCAAAAGTAGTTAAGCCTAAGTTACTATACAAAAAGAACAAAATAACAGCCAGCTCATTTATTAACCGCTAATATAGTGGTATACAGCACGGTATCTGGGCTGTAGCATTATTAACCACCACAATTAGTAAGGACATTAAGTTTCAGTTAAGGATATGTTAACAGGGGTGGGATTGCGTGGGTGTAGACAAAGGCCCCTGCCAGGTGAATAGTTATGCGTAAAAACCAGATTGACAATCATGGCGCATGAAGGGTATGGCTACACCATATTCCCCTCTACCTCTCGCTCATAAGCACAATCATAAAAGGGGATTATTAGCCTTCCAACGGGGAATATTGTAGCTTTAGGCTTAGTTCGGTTTAACTGGATAAACTTTGCTCTGATCCCACTTATTTTTAAACTTCATGATGCTATAGTGACTTTAGTTTCAAAATTAGTTCAAAAATAATAAATTTCAGTTCACCATTCAGGGGTTACCTATGTTAAATGAGAATCATGCGCTTATTTTCGACTTCCCGGAATTTAAACAAGACATTGTATATCTGAATTATAAAGACGAAGCCTTCAAGAAATTATCCAAACAGTATCACCTATTAGATTACGATATTCGTCAGCTGGAAATTGATGGCAGTCCAACCGATGACGAGCATATGCACCAGCTCAAATTACAACGCGCTAATTTGAAAGACGTATTATTCCAAAAGTTAAAAGAACACCACGAGTAAACACGCGAGTCGCGGATTTCAGATAGTCATCCCAGTAGCGACTTCTTCATCCCGGCGATGCTCTTAGCCGGGATCTGTTCTTTCATGCCGTCATCCCGGTGTTCTTTTAGGCCGGGATCTAGCCTTTAAGCTTTTCCAAACTCCGTTTGCTTATTTTGAGAGAGTAGGCGTCGTGGAATTCCATTCCCTTCTCGCAATAAAGAGTAGGGCAAGGAGGACTGCTCGTCTGACGTGAATGGCCTTATATGTTCCCTACATAATAAGGCATTCACTCCATCCTTGGAGGTCAGATTCACAAATGCAGCGGTGGCATGGTCAAAATTGTTGTAACCTGCGGCGGTATTTGGAATGAAATAGGGAAATTATCTCGGACCCTGAGGGATCCTTGGAACATCATCAACCAGCTTTTTAAACCTACAAAGACAGAGCTTCGCGGCTAAAGCCGCTCCTACATGAAGGGCCTCGAACTCAGGAAAGCCGCTCCTACATAGTAGCCTGTCCCCCCTGGCTCTCGCTCATACACTCATAAGCACAATCACGAAAGGTGATTACCCGCCTTCCAACGGGGAATTGTCGTAACCTGCGGTGGTATTTGGATGAAATAGGGAAAGTTTACTCTGCCCACTTATGAATTAAACAGGCGCCTCTTCTTTAATGATATCGACAAAGAAGGATTTTAGCGCTTGTTTGCTCTCATCATCCAGTGATTGGCCCTCTTTGTCAGAGACAAGAAATACATTATCAACCTGTTCACCAACTGTGGTTATTTTTGCCGAGTGAATATTGAGTTCAAACTGCCTGAAGCCGTTACAGAAGTGACTCATAAATTGTGGATTATCGAGTGCGGTAACGCTGATAAGCGTTCTATCCTTTTTACGAGAGTGCAAGAACTCGACTTTAGGCTCACTGACGAATGAGCCAATGTTGCTATTACGGCGTTGTTTAGGCACCTTTCTATTTTCAAACAATACTTGTTTCAGCCTTTGCTTGATACGGTCACGTCGCCCAGCGGTTCTTATTGGGTGATGATCATAATCCAGTATTTTTAAAGACTCCACCACATAACCATCTTTAGTCTTAGATATATTCGCTTGCTGAACTGAGATCTGTAGTGAAGCTAAGGTATTAAATAGTGTCACAAACAGGCCGGGCTTATCCTTCATGTAGACGAATAGATCACTGCTACCTTTAGTACTGCTTTCATCCAGCAGAATAAGTGCATGATCGGCGGGATGTTGCGTCATGGCATGAGAGTAACGGGCTATTTCACTGGGTTGAGCATTACTGAAAAATGAGAGCGGTAAGCGCTTCCAAAGCTGTTTGATCACATCAGGCGTTTCACTCGCCCCCATCAGTTCTAGTGCTTCATTTTTGTGTTCACGGACGACAGTTCGCTGCTCTAAAACATTTTCTAAGCCATTACGCAGCGCGAAACTTATCGACAAATAGAGATCCCGGAGCAAGGTTGCCTTCCAGTTAGTCCACAGATCATCATTTGTCGCCTTAATGTCGGCAACCGTTAAACAATACAGCGCATCGAGTCTGGCTTTAGTCCCTATCGCTTTAGCAAGGTTTTTAACTTCCGAAGGGTCATATATATCTAATCGTTGGCAGGATAACGATAACAATAGATGGTTTTTAACTAACCAGGCTATCACCTTAGCTTGCGAAGGTTTTAGCTCATGAAATTTAGCAAATTGCAGCGCATCGACCGCCCCCAATTCACTGTGGTCGCCACCGCGTCCCTTGCCTAAATCATGGAACAAGGCCGCTAACAACAATACCTCTTTATTCTCTATCGCTTTGTAAACAGCGCTAGGCTGTACAAGAGACGGGTTTTCAGATTTGCCGTTCAGTGAATATAAGTTTTTGAGTAACTTATGAGTATGCTCATCAACGGGATAAACATGGTAGAGGTCGAACTGCATCTGACCCACAATTTCACGCCACTGGGGAAGATATGACGCTAAGATCCCATGTTTGTGCATTAATGATAGCGCCAGCCCCATGCCTTGAGGATGACGAAACAGCGAAATAAACTCTTTACGGCAGCTATGAAAATCTTGCAGATCACCTAATAGTCGTCGTCTGACCTGACGTATTAACCGAATCGTCTGCGGCGAAATACCATCAATATCATTCGCGTTTTCTGCAATATGGATAAACAGAGCGATAAGCTGTTTGCGATCAACAAATACATCATCATGGCGAGCATTTATCTGTCGACCATTTATTTCGAAGTGTTGATTTAACGGGATAGATTTCTTGTCTGTTTGTACCAGGATTTCATCTTTAAAATACTGCAATAACATTTGATTGAGTTCGCTAATCCGCCTCATTGCACGGTATAACTGACGCATCATTTTTTCGATAGCGAGGTGACTGTTGTCTCCAAAGCCCATCAGCCTGGCGACATCACTTTGCAAACCTATAAGTAGTCGGTTCTCAGAACGCTGCGCCGCTGCGTGCAGTGCCCAACGCGTACGCCAGATAAAATGCTGTGACTCTAACAGTTCTGCATATTCGTCGGCGGTAAAGAAGCCGAACCGCCTTAAGGCCGCCATATCCTCTGCAGCAAAATACTTACGGGTTACCCAGATCAAGGTTTGGATATCGCGCATGCCACCGGGGCTATTTTTTAGGTTGGGTTCCAGGCTAAAAGCACTGCCCTGCGCCTTTTGATGACGTACATCTTGCTCGCTGAATTTCGCTTTATAGAAGGCTTCACTGCTCCAGAGGTCATCACCATAGAGTCTGTCTAAGACCTGATTCGCATGAGACTCTGGTCCCGATAAATGGCGGATCTCAAACAGTGAGGTCGCAATGGTTATATCTTCACACGCATTATCAATTTCATTCAGTGCTAGCACGCTATGGCCGAGCTCCAGCCCAATATCCCATAGTTGGGTGAAAAACTGGCCAATCTGGGTGGCTTGATGAGGGCTAAGCTCTTGGGAAGATAAGACACACATATCAATGTCGGAGTGCAGGTGTAGCGTTTGACGGCCATAACCGCCTACGGCATTGAGAGATATATCTTCGTCAGCGAGATCGGCACATTTCCAGAGATGGAGAAGTAAAGTATCAAAGAAATCAGCGCGTAACTTTACTATCTCGTCGATAGCAATGTGGGTAAAGTTTTCATTAAAGTAGTTGTCAGCATCTTGGATTACTTTTTTATAATCAGTAATGCCCATTTCTGCATTGAATTGAGGTGATATATCAGGGTCTGACATGTTTCTCCTGTAGCTATTTGCACTGAGTATAATTAGGGTTTACTAGCTAGGATTTACTAGCTTTAGCTAGGCTAATTAAACCGTGATGCAATTGCCTTAAAATGAAGCAACAGGGTAGATGATCTGAGCGAAAATTACAAATCGACAACAGTGACTCAAGGTTATTAACAGAGGGCTTTTAACGGAGAGTTTTAACGGTGTTATTTTAGGCCGGGAGCTATTCTTGCCGTCATTCCGGCAAGGCTTTTGGGCCGGAATCTGACCTCCACGGATGGAGGAAATGTCGAATGATGTATGGAACATCATCGACCAGCCCTTTAGGCTTTCCAAACTCCGTTTGGAGATAGGTCACAGGGTTCCACCCTGCACTGGGCAAGGAGGACTGCTCGTCCTCGCCCTCCTTGCATCCTCCCTAACGCCCCGGCGAAGTTACATGCATTGAGTACGGGCCTCATATTTCATTTAAAATTTACTAACGCTTCCGATAGTACATCCTGCACCCCGAAAGCTAACCCCACATCCATGTGGGATTCACGCAATTTTAAACTCCAAACTTCGGCAACTTCCAACGGGGAGATGTTGTAACCTGCGGCGGTATTTGGTGTATTTGTAATCTAATGCTCTTCACCTCTTTGTTTTGCACTTACTCATACAATAAAACTACAAGCAGTCCTCAAGAGGTATACCATGGAAGTCACAACGCCTTATTGACTCAGCAATTTCAAAAGCTACGGAATCTTCTCTAGTTGTATCCCATAGAATAGTCTGTTCAGACGAACCTACATTTGATATCTCATCATATTTCGAATAGCTAGCCATTCTTAATTGTCCCGAAACCTTTTCAGTAAATAATGCTGTATCTTTAGATTCATAATCACCAATAAATACACTACCCACCGCAACATTTAATGCATTTCGGTCAACACTTAATACTTTTCT
This window harbors:
- the glnD gene encoding [protein-PII] uridylyltransferase, which gives rise to MSDPDISPQFNAEMGITDYKKVIQDADNYFNENFTHIAIDEIVKLRADFFDTLLLHLWKCADLADEDISLNAVGGYGRQTLHLHSDIDMCVLSSQELSPHQATQIGQFFTQLWDIGLELGHSVLALNEIDNACEDITIATSLFEIRHLSGPESHANQVLDRLYGDDLWSSEAFYKAKFSEQDVRHQKAQGSAFSLEPNLKNSPGGMRDIQTLIWVTRKYFAAEDMAALRRFGFFTADEYAELLESQHFIWRTRWALHAAAQRSENRLLIGLQSDVARLMGFGDNSHLAIEKMMRQLYRAMRRISELNQMLLQYFKDEILVQTDKKSIPLNQHFEINGRQINARHDDVFVDRKQLIALFIHIAENANDIDGISPQTIRLIRQVRRRLLGDLQDFHSCRKEFISLFRHPQGMGLALSLMHKHGILASYLPQWREIVGQMQFDLYHVYPVDEHTHKLLKNLYSLNGKSENPSLVQPSAVYKAIENKEVLLLAALFHDLGKGRGGDHSELGAVDALQFAKFHELKPSQAKVIAWLVKNHLLLSLSCQRLDIYDPSEVKNLAKAIGTKARLDALYCLTVADIKATNDDLWTNWKATLLRDLYLSISFALRNGLENVLEQRTVVREHKNEALELMGASETPDVIKQLWKRLPLSFFSNAQPSEIARYSHAMTQHPADHALILLDESSTKGSSDLFVYMKDKPGLFVTLFNTLASLQISVQQANISKTKDGYVVESLKILDYDHHPIRTAGRRDRIKQRLKQVLFENRKVPKQRRNSNIGSFVSEPKVEFLHSRKKDRTLISVTALDNPQFMSHFCNGFRQFELNIHSAKITTVGEQVDNVFLVSDKEGQSLDDESKQALKSFFVDIIKEEAPV